The DNA sequence TTCTCAAATCTAGTGACGTATAATGGAAAAGCATTTGATTGGCCGCAAGTGAAAACAAGACATACGTTTGTCCGAAATGAAGTGCCTAAACTGCCTGCTTTTGGACACTTTGATTTGTTACACGGGGCCAGGCGACTTTGGAAAAAGGAACTACCTTCTTGTAAATTATCAATAGTCGAAAAAGAAATCTTAGGTTATCACCGAGTCGAAGATACACCAGGATATTTGGCTCCGATGCTTTATTTTGATTTTCTCCATGAGCCAGACCCAGATTATATCGAAGGAGTACTAACTCATAATGAATGGGACGTGTTATCGTTAATTACCCTTTATATTCATATGTCAAAGCTACTTCAAGACCATGTTGGTGAAACCTTATCGGCAGGAGAATTATTTGAAGTGGCGAAATGGTATGAGCATATTGGAGAACTTGATATAGCGCTTGCTGGTTATGAAAAAGTAGTTCAAATAGAAAATAGTTATAGTCAGGAAGCGATATTGCCACTAGCTAAACTATATAAGAAAAAAGCAATGTTTTCAGAAATGACATCCCTGTTAGAGCAAGCCATTGCTACATATTCATTTCCAATTATTCAGTGGTATATTGAACTTGCAATGATATATGAACACCAATATAAAGATTTTGAAAAGGCATTAGTTTATTCAAAGCTAGCTCAGGAATGTAACGCTACCTGTACCAAACTGTCAAATCAAGAAAAAGAAAGTTTCGAGATTAAAAAAAGAATTCAACGGTTATCAAATAAATGTCATAACGGGTAATATGATGGATAGAGACTGACTTAAGTTTTCCTTTGGAGTCAGCCTCTTCCATAAATACTTCTTACTCGCTCGGCCTTGGCCCAGCATCCATATTATTCTTTTCCACAGTCATTATTGGTGTAACAGTCACATCACCTGTAACTCTTACTTGACAGGAGAGACGTAACTCGTCAGTAACTCCTTTAGCAGCGAAGGCTTGTTGTTCAATGGGGGTTAAGTCTCCAAAGTCTCCTTCAGCGACCTCTACACGACAAGTTGTACACCTTGCGTTCCCACCACATCGATGAAGAATATTGACCCCGTTGTCTTCAAGGGCAAGCACTAATTTGGTACCTTCTTGAACCTCAAAAGAACCGTGACCTGGAACTGTAACTTTTGGCATTTTTTTATTCCTCCTTTTTATGTTTCATCATTCCCTCACTTTACAGCTAGTAAACCTTCCCTAGGCACTCCGCATTATTTCCGAGGCAAGCGCAAAATCAGCGTTTTTTCGCAATTATTCTTTATAAAGAACACGGAAATTTGTCAGAGTTTTGTCGAAAAAGCACTTGGAAATAAAAACATTTGTCGAATGAAGATGTATGTTTTACAATACGGTGAAGGAAATATATCTTAGATGAAAGTAGAGAGATAAAATGACTAAATATATATTTATGTTATTTTTCGTTATGATTGGCTTAACCGTATTAATCATGAGCGGACTGAATAATTCTGCTTTACTTCTTTAGGCATATGTCCTAAAAATGATATGTATATAAAAAAAATCGTGAAAATTAGGTGAATCCACTATTACATGATGATTCCTTCTTACATAGGTTAATATTGAATAACTTATAAGGAGGAATTAAATATGTGGCCAAAATGCACAAAAGTAATGCCAGCTATAGTTCATCCAACAAAATGTAATGTGACTCAGCAATGCTGTGAGTATATCGTACCAGAGATTCACCCAAGTCATACAACAAATATCACACACCATCACTATAAGCATGTTCACAGCTTCCCGCACACATTCTCACAACAGCAAACGGTATCTCATCAAAATGTAATACAACCACCAACATTTGCACCAGCACCAGGTCCTCGTCCAGGATTTGCAGGTCCAGCTGCTGCACCAGGATTCGCAGGCCCAGGAGTTGCACCAGGTTGGGGTGCAAGACCACGTCGTTTCTTTTAATAGCTAGCTAACCCAAAGGTGAACTGCAAGCAATTGCGGTTCACCTTTGATATAGTAAAAGAAGGATTATTAGGCAAGGGGTGAGTCTGTGGGATTTGTATATGCAGTGACCGGATATAAAGCTCATGAACTAGGAATATTCGATCAAAAACATAAAGGGATTTCATACATAAAACAGGCATTTAAGAAACGAATTATAGCTTTACTTGATGACGGGTTAGAATGGATCGTTATCAGTGGACAACTAGGTGTTGAGCTTTGGGTTGGACAAGTGGTTGATGAATTGCGAACAGAAGGATTTATGATAAAGCTTGGGGTATTAACGCCATTTTTGAATCAAGAAAAAACGTGGAGTGAATCCAATCAAGAGCTATACAATGAAATTTTGGGCTATGCTGATTATGTAGATAGCATTTCAAAAAAAGAATATGAAAATCCAATGCAACTTCGCATGAAAAATCAATTTATTATCGAAAAAACAAATGGCATTATCATCTTATATGACGAGGATAATGAAGGGTCTCCGAAATTTTATCTTGAAGAAGCTCGCAAGAAACAGGACCAAGCTTCATATGATATAGTGTACATTACTCCTGATGATATCGACAGTATCATTAGGGAAGAGCAAGAATCCAATCTCGACTATTGGTAGATGACATTTCAAATTGACAATTTTCATGAATTCTGAAAAAATAATAACAACGCATAATGACAGGACGAGGTGAAGGATAATGGTAAACCAATCAATCCATTTAACGGCTAAGGATATTCTTGAAAAAGAATTTAAGACGAGTTTAAAAGGGTATAATCAAGATGATGTTGATAAATTTTTAGATGCGATCATTCAAGACTATGAGAATTTTCAAGAAAAAGTGGAAAGGCTCGAGCAAGAAAATGCACAGTTGCGTCGGGAAATTAAGAAATTATCAGGAACTACTTCGACACGAACAAATCCTGCAGCTGGTAGCACGAATTATGATATTTTACAAAGGCTTTCGAATCTTGAAAAAAAGGTATTTGGGTCAAAGCTATACGAATAGGAGCGTTGGCTAGTGATTGAAGTGTATATTGACGGCGCAAGTGCTGGAAATCCAGGCCCGTCGGGTGCAGGAATATTTATTAATTTTAAAGACGGTACAGTTGAACGCCATGCGATTCCGCTTGGTATCATGAGTAATCATGAGGCAGAATATGAGGCGTTACTTCATGGTCTTTCTATTTGCTTAGAAAAAGGTATTGCTAAAGTTTCTTTTCGGACAGATTCAAAATTAATTGATGATGCCGTTGAGAAACGACATGTAAAGAAGGCTCAATATAAAGGGTTGCTTGAGCAAGCTATACTTAAAATTGACCAATTTGAGATGTTCTTTATCAAATGGATTCCAGGTAATCAAAATAAAAATGCAGACGAACTAGCGAGACTTGCCATTCGAAAGAATGTGGAGTCCCAGTAATTGTCACTTGTATAAAGAACTAAATCATTATACAATGTTAAATGTCGCAATGACAAACCAATAACGTTCAGATAATCGCTACGTATGTAGAGGAAAGTCCATGCTCGCACGGTCTGCGATGACCGTAGTGTTCGTGCCTAGCGAAGTCATAAGCTAGGGTAATCTGGTTTCGACTGGATTAACGGCGAAGTAAGCACCTAAGTCTTCGGATATGGTGTGATGCTTCTGAAAGTGCCACAGTGACGGAGTCCGCTTGGAAACAAGAGGAGTGGAACGAGGTAAACCCCACGAGCGAGAAACCCAAAATTTGGTAGGGGAACCTTCTCGAAGGAATTGAACGGAGAGAAGGACAGGAGAAATCTTGTAGATAGATGATTATCACCGGAGTACGAGGCTCATCACCGTTTGTAGTACGAAGGAACAGAACATGGCTTATCGAACGTTATGGAGATGAAAAACCAATCCCTTTTATAGGGATATTTTTTTTGTTCATTAACTAACTTGTTGTATAACTTCATTTGTCATTGTTCTCGTTTACCTCTATAATAGGAACAGATATTTTGAAGTGAGGGAGTTTGATTGATGGGAAAGGTAACATTAATAGCAACAGCTACAATGGGTCTAGAAGCGCTTGTAGCTAGAGAAGTAAAAGATTTGGGATATCAGGATGTTCAAGTTGAAAATGGACGTGTAACCTATACTGCGGATGAATCAGCGATTTGTCGCTCTAACTTATGGCTTAGAACAGCGGACCGTGTGAAATTAAAAGTTGGGGAATTTAAAGCTTTTACGTTTGATGAGCTTTTTGAAAAAACCAAAGCATTACCATGGGCTGATTTAATTCCAGAGAATGGCGAGTTTCCTGTCGTCGGAAAATCGGTAAAATCAAAACTGTTTTCTGTGAGTGATTGCCAGGCGATTGTTAAAAAGGCCGTTGTTGAAAGCATGAAAAAAAAGTATAAATCAAGTTGGTTCTCTGAAGATGGACCTTTGTACAGAATTGAAATTGCTTTACATAAAGATGTTGCCACTTTAACAATTGACACAAGTGGAACGGGTTTACATAAAAGAGGATATCGTTATTTACATAATCAAGCGCCTTTAAAAGAAACATTAGCTTCAGCTTTAATTATGTTAACAAACTGGAATGCAGACAAGCCTTTTATTGATCCTTTTTGTGGTTCAGGAACCATTCCAATTGAAGCCGCAATGATTGGACAAAACATAGCTCCTGGATTTAATCGTGAATTTGTTTCCGAAAAATGGGGTTGGATAGGCAAGGATAATTGGGATAACGCCAGAATGGAAGTGGAAGATGTCGCAAACTATGACCAACCACTTTCCATTTTTGGGACTGACATCGATCATCGGATGATTGAACTTGCAACAAACAATGCGATGGAAGCTGGTTTTGGTGATTTAATTAAGTTTAAGCAAATGCAGGTAACTGATCTAAGAACAAACCAAGATTATGGTGTCGTTGTAGGGAATCCACCATATGGTGAACGTCTTGGTGAGCGTGAAGAAGTAGAAGTAATGTACAAAGACATGGGAGCGTTGTTTAGGGAGGAACTGAAGACGTGGTCCGTGTACATTTTGACATCAAATGAAAATTTTGAAACACTATACGGAAAGCCTGCGTCTAAAAGACGGAAGTTGTATAACGGAAATTTGAAGACAGATTATTACCAATACTTTGGCCCAAGACCTAAAAGAAACAATGAAGAATAACTAAACACTGAATAATTTTATAAAAGGCAGGGACAAAAAGTAAAACTACTTTTAGTTCTTGCCTTTTTCATTGGTATGTAGCCAAGTTTTAACTTAAAATAAAATATAAATAATGCATGATTATACTCTTACATGGAAAACCTCTAAAAGTAAATTTTTATATAGAGGTGTTTTTCAATTATGAGTGTTACTGAATATTGGAATGAAATATATAAACAAACGGATGAGCTTAACAGGTTATTTTCATCCTATTGGCATGAACATTCCCACATGGGAACATGGCAATTTTGGGTAGCTTTATCATTTCTTGTGCTGCCGTTGATTCTGCTTATGTATACGATTGATAAGCGACGAATATTTGAGGTTTTTTTCTTTGGGTTTGTTGTGCATATGTTATGGACATATGCAAGTATACCCCTTGAACGTGGTGGACTCTTTACACATCTTTATTTTATAACACCTACCCTTCCTTTTGCTTTAAATATGACCGCATCCGCGTTGCCAATCGGCTTTTTACTAGTATATCAATATTGTACAAACCATCAAAAAAATTTTTATTTGTATACGGTTATGTTAAGTGCCATTTTTGCCTTTGGTTTTGCATCATTTGAAGATTTTTTGGGATTAGTTGAATTTAGAAAGGGAATGAACCAGTTCTATTTATTCATAATTGATATTGTAATTGCATTTGTTGCATATTGGTTTACCAAGTTTCTTCTCGGAGTAAAACGAAGTGTGGAGTGGAATTAACCATAAATAACGGGCTGACCTTTCGGGATTAAAGGTCAGCCCGTTATTCGATGTAAACCGTTTATTAGGAGGGTATGGTCAAATCATGTTAGTCGGTGGGGTGTTTGACCATTGAATATAACATGTGTACATCATGTCCATATTATGTGTAACTTTTTTATTTCTTTATTTTAAGAAAATAATTACTACTCTTTTATTTATAATTATTAACTTAGTGGAATATTAGTTTGAAAAATCGTGAAAAATAAAGATGTTAGTTGAAGAATGACGATGGAGGGACAGTAATGACAGATTATACAACGGGATATAATGATTTAAAACAAGTGGAGATGGCGATAAAGGCAGCACAGCGAATGGTAGGGCAAGCAACTATGAGCATGGATGATGACCAGCTTAAAGCCGCAACACAAGCTCTCCAACAAGCCAAAAACCAATTCCAACATGCAATCTCACATCAAACAGGTGTAGATCAACAATTTTTTGAAATTTCATCTGAACTAATTGAGCGTATTGATCATCAACTTGATGAAGCCAAAAAAAAATAAAACTAAATGCATATAAAAAGGCTTGGCTTACATAGCCGAGCCTTTAACATTGGTTTCACTCAGGATGGTCACTGTTTTTCCATTTTTCGTTTGTGAATGTCATAAGATTGATACTTGAGTTGTAATCAACTACCATGCCATCCATATACCAAAAATCATCTTCATTTACGAAAAATAGGATGTTTTCATGTGTCATTCGATAAGATGATGGCTGAGGTTCGTCCTTTTGAACACCTACCGAAAATCCACCTGACCCTACCCCTCCCACTCTTACAAATAATCGTAAGGCATCACCTGGTTGAAGTGAGATTTCGGTTTTATAAAAAGAAACAGCTTCTTGAGAAATCGTCATGTGCATGTGATATCCTCCATTCTATGTTCCTTACTATTGTACCAAAAAAATAAGATTTCCTTAAAAATAAAGGGTATTTATTAGTGATGTAGAAATATATTGTGCAGAAAGGGTGATGAATGATGTCTGAAACAATAGAACAGCAGTTTTTAAACTATGTCAAAAAAATAGAAAATATGAATGAAGCAATAGGGTTACTGTACTGGGATGCACGTACAGGTGCTCCAAAAAAAGGAGTGGATCAACGTTCTGAAGTTATCGGGACGTTATCAACAGATGTTTTTTTGATGTCGGTTTCTGACCAAATGAAAGCCTATTTGGACGAACTGTCACAAAAAGATGACCTTTCAGAAATCACACGAAAAACGGTTGAGGAATGCCAAAAAAACTATGACCGAAATAAGAAGATTCCTGAGAAGGAATATTCAGAGTATGTCATCTTACAATCGAAAGCTGAAGCTACTTGGGAGGATGCAAAAAACAATGCAGATTTTGCGAGCTTCCAGCCGTATTTGGAAAAAATTGTTGAGTTCCAACGGCGATTTGTTGAATATCGAGGTTATACTGGGAATAAATACAACACACTGCTAGATGATTACGAGCCAGGAATAACCGTAGATATTTTAGATGACGTGTTTGGAAAGCTTCGTGAAGAACTGATCCCCTTGGTAGAGGGAGTAACATCTTCAGAACATAAACCGAACACAGAGTTTTTATTTACACACTTTCCAAAAGAAAATCAAAAAGCATTTAGCCTAGATATACTAAATCAACTTCGATACGATTTTAACAAAGGAAGATTGGACGAGACCGTGCATCCTTTTGCGATTGGCTTGAATCCAAATGATGTTCGTGTCACTACAAAATATGATGAGTATGATTTCCGAACAGCTATTTTTGGGACGATTCATGAGTGCGGTCATGCACTATATGAACAAAATATTTCTGAAAAGTTAATAGGCACGCCTTTATGTGATGGGACGTCGATGGGGATTCATGAATCTCAGTCTCTTTTCTTTGAAAATATGGTGGGGAGACATCCGTCATTCTGGAATAAAAACTATGCCGTATTACAATCCCATGCTCCTAAGCAATTTGCGAATATATCGATTGAAGAGTTTTACAGAGCCATTAATGTCGCAGGACCTTCTTTGATCCGAATTGAAGCGGATGAAATGACGTATTGTTTACATATTATATTACGATATGAAATTGAAAAGGGCTTAATCAATGGCGAAATAGAGGTAAAAGATTTACCTCAAATCTGGAACGATAAAATGGAAGAATACTTAGGCGTAAGGCCAACTCATGACGGTGAAGGAGTACTACAGGACGTTCATTGGTCAGGTGGAGCATTTGGTTATTTCCCATCCTACGCATTAGGTTACATTTACGCTGCACAATTAAAACATGCGATGGATAAAGATATTCCAAACTTCGCGGAACTCCTTGAGGAAGGGAACCTTGAACCTGTGACAAACTGGCTCAAAACACATGTTCACCAACACGGCAAGCTAAAAGAGCCCGTAGATATCTTAAAAGACACAACAGGAGAAGGAATTAATCCTAGTTATTTAGTGACTTATCTAAGTAAAAAATATCGTGAATTATATCAATTTTAAATCAGAAGGCTAGGACAAAAGGTAAAAAACCTTTGGTCCTGGCTTCTCTTTATTACGCTGAATTCTTTATTGACGTATTCTCACGACTTGTATGTTTTATACCAAACAAAGGTTGTATCCAGTCGGATTTACGGATGAGAAAGTGGAAGATTATTAGAATAATTGAAAAGGATATTGTCATCAATAGCATTAATTTAGTAGGGATGGAGAGAGAAAGGTCCATTAGAAAATACCCTACAATGACAATTACCGGTTGATGCAAGATATAAAATGGCATCGAAGCCTGACTTGCATATTTTAGTTTTTGATTTGAATAAAAGAAAAATTTATCCGCCACATAAAAAAGGACCAGAAACATACTCCAACAACTAAGCACTTTAACTATACTAAAAAGCAATGAGTGATACATGCCTGTCATAAATAGATATATATATAAAGAAGTAGAAATGATAGCCATGATTATATGTATTGAAATCGTGTTTTTAACAACATGTTTGAATGACTCCTTTGAAAATAAGTACATCCCGTATAGAAATATGGCAAGATAAAATAGAAGATCCCACCCTCCTAAATGAACGAGATTTGCTGTCGAATTAATAAGTATTAATGGTATAGGCAAGAAGAATAGATAAGTTGTTTTGAAAGGCTTGTTTATACGACCATTTTTTCTCATTAGTAAGAGTGGAACAATGAGGAGTGAAAAGATTAACAATACAAGCAAATACCATAAATGGAGGCCTACAAAAGCAAAGTTACCAGTTCCCCCTATTTCAAGATAAAGGCCATCAAAATATCGTGGGATAAAAGCTAAAAATGACCCGCTCAATTGAGAGGTTGTAATTCGTTCAATGTACACTTGAGGTGGTGACAAAATAAGGATACCAAAAACTAGGGGTATTCCTAATCGTATGACTCTTTCTTTTACGAAAGCTTGAGAAGTTCGCTTTTGTAGCGCATAATATACACTTATACCCGAAATTGCAAAGAAAGCAGGCATTAGCCATACACCCATAAATAATGAAATAAATAAAGCAAAAGAAGAATCTAGAAGATTGTTCTTTACGTGCCAAGGAAACGGATTAACGAACATTAAACAGTGATAAAGAAATACAGCTAAAGTTAACCAAACCCGTAACCAATCTAAATGAAATTGACGTTGAATAACTGAATTTTGCATAAGTACCACCCTTGTGCTTGGTATGATTTTCATCTTAAGTATAGTCTGATTCAAAAGGTAAAGATAGAGTGCCATTAATATTCTCTTTCCAACTGTTCTATTATCTCGTATGATGAAACGAAGGAGGAGAATAAGAATGAATACTCGTAAAGAAAAACATAAATCCAGTTCAAATAAAGCAACCAAAATTGTCGGATTCTTGATGACCTTAGCCATAATCTTAGGTGGGGCAGTCTTTTTCCTTTATCCTTTTCCATCGACTGAGCAAGTAAGTGGTTATATAGTGCAAGATCCATTAATTTATAACCAACAACTCTATGAAAATAGTATTTTCGTGAAGGATGAAACCCTTTATATTTCTCATGAATTCCTTCGTAATGAAATTGATTCGTCCTTACGCTTTGATGA is a window from the Bacillus alkalicellulosilyticus genome containing:
- a CDS encoding acyltransferase family protein, producing MQNSVIQRQFHLDWLRVWLTLAVFLYHCLMFVNPFPWHVKNNLLDSSFALFISLFMGVWLMPAFFAISGISVYYALQKRTSQAFVKERVIRLGIPLVFGILILSPPQVYIERITTSQLSGSFLAFIPRYFDGLYLEIGGTGNFAFVGLHLWYLLVLLIFSLLIVPLLLMRKNGRINKPFKTTYLFFLPIPLILINSTANLVHLGGWDLLFYLAIFLYGMYLFSKESFKHVVKNTISIHIIMAIISTSLYIYLFMTGMYHSLLFSIVKVLSCWSMFLVLFYVADKFFFYSNQKLKYASQASMPFYILHQPVIVIVGYFLMDLSLSIPTKLMLLMTISFSIILIIFHFLIRKSDWIQPLFGIKHTSRENTSIKNSA
- a CDS encoding reverse transcriptase-like protein, producing the protein MIEVYIDGASAGNPGPSGAGIFINFKDGTVERHAIPLGIMSNHEAEYEALLHGLSICLEKGIAKVSFRTDSKLIDDAVEKRHVKKAQYKGLLEQAILKIDQFEMFFIKWIPGNQNKNADELARLAIRKNVESQ
- a CDS encoding carboxypeptidase M32, with the translated sequence MSETIEQQFLNYVKKIENMNEAIGLLYWDARTGAPKKGVDQRSEVIGTLSTDVFLMSVSDQMKAYLDELSQKDDLSEITRKTVEECQKNYDRNKKIPEKEYSEYVILQSKAEATWEDAKNNADFASFQPYLEKIVEFQRRFVEYRGYTGNKYNTLLDDYEPGITVDILDDVFGKLREELIPLVEGVTSSEHKPNTEFLFTHFPKENQKAFSLDILNQLRYDFNKGRLDETVHPFAIGLNPNDVRVTTKYDEYDFRTAIFGTIHECGHALYEQNISEKLIGTPLCDGTSMGIHESQSLFFENMVGRHPSFWNKNYAVLQSHAPKQFANISIEEFYRAINVAGPSLIRIEADEMTYCLHIILRYEIEKGLINGEIEVKDLPQIWNDKMEEYLGVRPTHDGEGVLQDVHWSGGAFGYFPSYALGYIYAAQLKHAMDKDIPNFAELLEEGNLEPVTNWLKTHVHQHGKLKEPVDILKDTTGEGINPSYLVTYLSKKYRELYQF
- a CDS encoding THUMP domain-containing class I SAM-dependent RNA methyltransferase, encoding MGKVTLIATATMGLEALVAREVKDLGYQDVQVENGRVTYTADESAICRSNLWLRTADRVKLKVGEFKAFTFDELFEKTKALPWADLIPENGEFPVVGKSVKSKLFSVSDCQAIVKKAVVESMKKKYKSSWFSEDGPLYRIEIALHKDVATLTIDTSGTGLHKRGYRYLHNQAPLKETLASALIMLTNWNADKPFIDPFCGSGTIPIEAAMIGQNIAPGFNREFVSEKWGWIGKDNWDNARMEVEDVANYDQPLSIFGTDIDHRMIELATNNAMEAGFGDLIKFKQMQVTDLRTNQDYGVVVGNPPYGERLGEREEVEVMYKDMGALFREELKTWSVYILTSNENFETLYGKPASKRRKLYNGNLKTDYYQYFGPRPKRNNEE
- a CDS encoding ribonuclease H-like domain-containing protein, coding for MSLKGKLSRLKKDMGITEAAKEGSKPAPIQADVPFLNKWTELDAKPVEVDDSYIMLREKTFPLSTKHGRYSFEELHGVVKNWNKMASKHPIATDGRQARDLLFFDTETMGLSSGAGNCIFLLGYSQVLSDRVTVKQFFLPGPEHEAALYYQFLTDVKDFSNLVTYNGKAFDWPQVKTRHTFVRNEVPKLPAFGHFDLLHGARRLWKKELPSCKLSIVEKEILGYHRVEDTPGYLAPMLYFDFLHEPDPDYIEGVLTHNEWDVLSLITLYIHMSKLLQDHVGETLSAGELFEVAKWYEHIGELDIALAGYEKVVQIENSYSQEAILPLAKLYKKKAMFSEMTSLLEQAIATYSFPIIQWYIELAMIYEHQYKDFEKALVYSKLAQECNATCTKLSNQEKESFEIKKRIQRLSNKCHNG
- a CDS encoding DUF1273 domain-containing protein, which encodes MGFVYAVTGYKAHELGIFDQKHKGISYIKQAFKKRIIALLDDGLEWIVISGQLGVELWVGQVVDELRTEGFMIKLGVLTPFLNQEKTWSESNQELYNEILGYADYVDSISKKEYENPMQLRMKNQFIIEKTNGIIILYDEDNEGSPKFYLEEARKKQDQASYDIVYITPDDIDSIIREEQESNLDYW
- a CDS encoding DUF2564 family protein, whose protein sequence is MTDYTTGYNDLKQVEMAIKAAQRMVGQATMSMDDDQLKAATQALQQAKNQFQHAISHQTGVDQQFFEISSELIERIDHQLDEAKKK
- a CDS encoding spore coat protein encodes the protein MWPKCTKVMPAIVHPTKCNVTQQCCEYIVPEIHPSHTTNITHHHYKHVHSFPHTFSQQQTVSHQNVIQPPTFAPAPGPRPGFAGPAAAPGFAGPGVAPGWGARPRRFF
- a CDS encoding 2Fe-2S iron-sulfur cluster-binding protein encodes the protein MPKVTVPGHGSFEVQEGTKLVLALEDNGVNILHRCGGNARCTTCRVEVAEGDFGDLTPIEQQAFAAKGVTDELRLSCQVRVTGDVTVTPIMTVEKNNMDAGPRPSE
- a CDS encoding iron-sulfur cluster biosynthesis family protein, with translation MHMTISQEAVSFYKTEISLQPGDALRLFVRVGGVGSGGFSVGVQKDEPQPSSYRMTHENILFFVNEDDFWYMDGMVVDYNSSINLMTFTNEKWKNSDHPE
- the gpsB gene encoding cell division regulator GpsB, which encodes MVNQSIHLTAKDILEKEFKTSLKGYNQDDVDKFLDAIIQDYENFQEKVERLEQENAQLRREIKKLSGTTSTRTNPAAGSTNYDILQRLSNLEKKVFGSKLYE